CCGTTCTTGAGCGCCGTGACCTCGGCGAGGATCGACAGCGCGATCTCGGGCGGCGTGCGGCTGCCGATGTGCAGCCCGGCCGGGCCGTGCAGCCGCGCGAGCTGCGCCGCGTCGAGATCGAACTCGGCCAGCCGCTCGCGGCGCGCGGCATTGTTGCGCCGCGAGCCGAGCGCACCGACGTAGAACGCGGGCGTCTTCAACGCTTCCATCAGCGCGAGGTCGTCGAGCTTCGGGTCGTGGGTAAGCGCGATCACGCACGAGCGCGCGTCGAGCCGCATCGCCAGCACCGTGTCGTCGGGCATGGTGCGCACCAGGCGCGTGCCCGGCACGTTCCAGGCGCCGGGCTGCTCCTCGCGCGGGTCGCACACCGTCACCTGATAGTCGAGCCCGGTCGCGATCTCGCACAGGTAGCGCGACAGTTGCCCGGCGCCGATCACCAGCATCCGGTAGCGCGGGCCGTGCACGGTGCGCAGGCGCGCGCCGTCGAAGCTGACGCCGTCGGCCGCCGGCACGTCATGCTCGAGCGTGGCCGCCCCGCTGGCGAGCGTGAGCGTGCGCGCCACCAGACGCCCCGCATCGATCGCCTCGCACAGCGCCGCGATGCCGCTCGCGGCGCTGAGCGGCTCGAGCACCAGCTCGAGCGTGCCGCCGCACGGCAGGCCGAAGCGGTGCGCCTCGTCGGCGCTGACGCCGTAGCGGATCGTCTCGGGCCGCGCGTCCGGCGCGATGCCGGCCGCGCGCACGCGCGCGATCAGGTCGTCCTCGATGCAGCCGCCCGATACCGAGCCGACCGCGCGCCCGTCGTCGCGCAGCGCGAGCAGCGCCCCCACCGGCCGCGGCGACGATCCCCAGGTGCGCACCACGGTGGCCAGCAGCACGTGCCGCCCGGCCGCCAGCCAGCGCGCGCTGGTGCGCAGCACGTCGAGATCGACGCTGTCCATCAGCGGGCCGCCGCCGTGGCGCGGCGCAGCTTCGCGACCTCGTCGGGGCTCACCGCCGGCGCACCGTTGTTCCAGCCTGCGCGCACGAACGTCAGCACGTCGGCGATCTGGCGGTCGGTCAGCACCTCGGCGAACTTCGGCATCGGATAGGCCGCCGGCACGCCCGCGATCACGAGATCGGCGCTGCCGTTCAGCGTCACGTTGATCAGCGAGGCCGGGTTCGCCTCCAGCAGGTTCGGGTTGCCGGCGAGCGGCGCGAGCAGCGGTGCGAACGCGCGGCCGTCGGTGCCGTGGCAGTGCATGCAGTACGCGGCGTAGACGGCCGCGCCCGGATCGCCCGCCGGACGCGCGAGCGCGGCCATGGTGCGCTGCGGATCGTAGCGGTATGGCGGCGCGCCGGTGCCGCCCGCGGCCGGCAGCGACTTCAGGTAGCGCGCGATCGCGGTCAGGTCCTCGCCGCTCAGATACTGCGTGCTGTGGTTCACCACGTCGGTCATCGAGCCGAACGCGCTGGCATGCGCGTTCGCGCCGGTCTTCAGGAACTGCGCCAGCTCGGCCTCGCTCCAGCGGCCGAGCCCGGTATTGGCCTCGCCGGTCAGGTTCGAGGCGAACCAGTTGTCGAGCAGGCCGCCTGTCAGGAACGCACGGCCGCCCTCGTCGAGCGCCTGCTCCTGGAAGCCGGCGCCGCGCGGCGTATGGCAGGCGCCGCAATGGCCGAGCCCCTGCACGAGGTAGGCCCCGCGATTCCAGACCGGATCGCGGCCGGCCTTGGCCTGATAGCGCGTGCCGTCGAGGAACACCAGGTTCCAGAGCTTGAGCGGCCAGCGCTGGTTGAGCGGCCAGCGGATCTCGCTCTCGCGGTTGGCCTGCGCGACGGGCGCCACGCCGTGCATGAAGTAGGCGTACATCGCGTGCACGTCGTCGTCGCCGACCTTCGCATACGACGGGTACGGCATTGCCGGATAGAGGTTGTGGCCGTCCTTGGCCACGCCCTCGCGCAGCGCGCGCGCGAAATCGGCCTCGCTGTAGCCACCGATGCCGGTGGCCGCGTCCGGCGTGATGTTGGTCGTGTAGATCGCGCCCAGCGGCGTGGCCATCTTCAGCCCGCCC
The window above is part of the Burkholderia glumae LMG 2196 = ATCC 33617 genome. Proteins encoded here:
- a CDS encoding XdhC family protein, translating into MDSVDLDVLRTSARWLAAGRHVLLATVVRTWGSSPRPVGALLALRDDGRAVGSVSGGCIEDDLIARVRAAGIAPDARPETIRYGVSADEAHRFGLPCGGTLELVLEPLSAASGIAALCEAIDAGRLVARTLTLASGAATLEHDVPAADGVSFDGARLRTVHGPRYRMLVIGAGQLSRYLCEIATGLDYQVTVCDPREEQPGAWNVPGTRLVRTMPDDTVLAMRLDARSCVIALTHDPKLDDLALMEALKTPAFYVGALGSRRNNAARRERLAEFDLDAAQLARLHGPAGLHIGSRTPPEIALSILAEVTALKNGVAIAHAMNVAVAKAGASG
- a CDS encoding c-type cytochrome, with protein sequence MREAAMTIPNRLRRACGAAALAGAAFAAPGAHAAADGSNDTALLARGEYLARAGDCSACHTAPRGKPFAGGLKMATPLGAIYTTNITPDAATGIGGYSEADFARALREGVAKDGHNLYPAMPYPSYAKVGDDDVHAMYAYFMHGVAPVAQANRESEIRWPLNQRWPLKLWNLVFLDGTRYQAKAGRDPVWNRGAYLVQGLGHCGACHTPRGAGFQEQALDEGGRAFLTGGLLDNWFASNLTGEANTGLGRWSEAELAQFLKTGANAHASAFGSMTDVVNHSTQYLSGEDLTAIARYLKSLPAAGGTGAPPYRYDPQRTMAALARPAGDPGAAVYAAYCMHCHGTDGRAFAPLLAPLAGNPNLLEANPASLINVTLNGSADLVIAGVPAAYPMPKFAEVLTDRQIADVLTFVRAGWNNGAPAVSPDEVAKLRRATAAAR